In a genomic window of Gloeocapsopsis dulcis:
- a CDS encoding glycosyltransferase family 9 protein, whose product MTSSAVHNILFIELLGGIGDVLIALSAIQALARSHSQAQMTVLTLPPGGKLLESDPLITCVVYADRNNPRKSVEKLLASQNFDLIVSDTNYDGIEQVIQQSGALHCVTNLWREPPTNQLVSDRFIQILLAEKVIHRQAIAKIYLQLPLLKQQRAQAALCHYPRPLVFLIPDAGMSIKRWNPINFITLGKALRQAYGATLLIPVGADVEQATTIADGIGNNAYIFPRGELVDLAAALACASLIIAADTGPARIAAALNIPTIALFGPSWYGRYRQLQPHINLQGYPQCPERNPSNFTEQSCWYSGICPLQQRWENCVDDISPLDVFAAAESFLGVWGE is encoded by the coding sequence ATGACAAGCAGCGCAGTGCACAATATTCTCTTTATTGAGTTGCTAGGAGGAATCGGCGACGTTTTAATAGCATTGAGTGCAATTCAGGCATTAGCGCGATCGCACTCTCAAGCTCAAATGACAGTTCTGACGTTACCTCCTGGAGGGAAACTATTAGAAAGCGATCCTCTAATTACTTGTGTTGTCTATGCAGATCGCAACAACCCGCGAAAATCTGTGGAAAAGTTATTGGCAAGTCAAAATTTTGACTTAATTGTATCAGATACAAATTACGACGGAATTGAGCAAGTTATTCAACAAAGTGGTGCATTGCATTGTGTAACTAATTTGTGGCGAGAACCACCCACGAATCAACTTGTCAGCGATCGCTTTATTCAGATTTTGTTAGCAGAAAAAGTTATTCACAGGCAAGCGATCGCAAAAATATATCTCCAGCTACCTTTATTGAAGCAACAACGCGCTCAAGCTGCTTTGTGTCACTATCCTCGTCCACTCGTGTTTTTAATTCCTGACGCAGGAATGTCAATTAAGCGATGGAATCCTATCAACTTTATCACTTTGGGCAAAGCATTAAGGCAAGCTTATGGTGCAACTTTGCTGATTCCTGTTGGTGCTGATGTCGAACAAGCCACAACAATTGCCGATGGAATCGGCAATAACGCCTATATCTTTCCCCGTGGTGAACTTGTTGATTTAGCTGCAGCGTTAGCTTGTGCTTCTTTGATTATTGCTGCTGATACGGGTCCTGCACGAATTGCGGCTGCTTTAAACATACCAACGATCGCGCTTTTTGGTCCTTCCTGGTACGGACGTTACAGACAACTACAGCCACACATTAACTTACAGGGTTATCCTCAGTGTCCTGAACGAAATCCGAGCAACTTTACCGAGCAATCTTGCTGGTATAGTGGAATCTGCCCATTACAGCAACGTTGGGAGAATTGTGTCGATGACATTTCTCCACTTGATGTTTTTGCTGCTGCTGAATCTTTTTTGGGGGTGTGGGGTGAGTAA
- a CDS encoding acyl-CoA desaturase — MTIATSTKPPLNWAFIFFIAFVHIGAAFALLPSNFSWSAVGLALLLHWITGGLGITLGFHRLVTHRSFQTPKWLEYFFVFCGTLACQGGVLDWVGLHRLHHLHSDQEPDPHDSNQGFWWSHMGWMLFHPPMQTEVPRYIKDIADDPVYRFFDQYFIPLQFSLGLLLYFIGGWSFVVWGIFVRLVLVWHCTWFVNSASHIFGYSTYESNDNSKNCWWVALVTYGEGWHNNHHAFQYSARHGLQWWEIDMTWMTIQLLQTLGLATKVKLVAKESLN, encoded by the coding sequence ATGACCATTGCCACCTCTACTAAACCTCCTCTAAATTGGGCGTTTATTTTCTTTATCGCCTTTGTTCACATTGGTGCTGCGTTTGCCCTACTGCCTAGCAATTTTAGTTGGAGTGCTGTAGGTTTAGCTTTATTACTCCACTGGATAACAGGCGGACTAGGAATTACGCTAGGATTCCATCGCTTAGTCACCCACCGCAGTTTTCAAACCCCCAAGTGGTTAGAGTATTTCTTTGTTTTCTGCGGTACACTTGCCTGCCAAGGAGGGGTCTTGGACTGGGTAGGACTACATCGGCTACATCATTTGCACTCGGATCAAGAACCAGATCCCCATGATTCCAATCAAGGTTTTTGGTGGAGTCACATGGGTTGGATGTTGTTCCACCCACCTATGCAAACTGAAGTTCCCCGCTACATTAAAGATATCGCGGATGACCCAGTGTATCGATTCTTCGATCAGTATTTTATTCCTCTTCAGTTTTCCCTCGGACTTTTGCTTTACTTCATCGGCGGTTGGTCTTTCGTCGTTTGGGGAATTTTTGTCCGACTTGTTTTAGTTTGGCACTGTACCTGGTTTGTCAACAGCGCTAGCCATATTTTTGGTTATAGTACCTACGAATCAAACGATAACTCAAAGAATTGCTGGTGGGTCGCTTTGGTCACTTATGGCGAAGGTTGGCACAACAACCATCATGCATTTCAATACTCTGCCCGCCATGGATTGCAATGGTGGGAAATTGATATGACTTGGATGACGATTCAATTACTGCAAACTTTGGGTCTTGCAACTAAAGTCAAGCTTGTTGCTAAAGAATCCTTGAACTAG
- a CDS encoding Uma2 family endonuclease, translating into MATQLEQTKALQLVVSWEALPDDFQLEDEPVENTGQPILAGALRESLEISGFIQPQMLIASNFGLCATVNGQFVVKAPDWVYVPRVNQALGDRKSYTPNLEGDVPEVVMEFLSDTDGQEYSVKRTYPPGKWFFYEQILQVPSYVIFDPSNGLLECYQLENGRYELKQPDENSRHWLDSMSLFLGTWQGTKEARTGYWLRWWDQAGNLLPWAVELIEIERQRAEQECQQKERLIAFLQSQGIDPNNLPTD; encoded by the coding sequence ATGGCAACCCAACTTGAGCAAACCAAAGCGCTACAACTGGTAGTATCTTGGGAAGCGTTGCCCGATGACTTTCAATTAGAGGATGAACCTGTGGAGAATACAGGTCAGCCAATTTTAGCTGGTGCTTTACGTGAAAGCTTAGAAATTAGTGGTTTTATCCAACCTCAGATGCTGATAGCATCAAATTTTGGTTTGTGTGCGACTGTCAATGGGCAATTTGTTGTCAAAGCACCTGATTGGGTTTATGTTCCACGAGTGAATCAAGCGTTAGGCGATCGCAAAAGCTATACGCCCAATTTAGAAGGCGATGTTCCTGAAGTTGTGATGGAATTTTTATCCGACACCGATGGACAAGAATATTCGGTAAAACGAACCTATCCACCAGGCAAATGGTTTTTTTACGAGCAAATTTTGCAAGTTCCTAGTTATGTAATTTTTGACCCCAGCAATGGTTTATTGGAATGTTATCAACTGGAGAATGGGCGCTACGAATTAAAGCAACCCGATGAAAATAGTCGTCATTGGCTTGATTCCATGAGTTTGTTTTTAGGAACTTGGCAAGGAACGAAAGAAGCACGAACGGGCTATTGGTTGCGGTGGTGGGATCAAGCAGGTAATTTGTTACCTTGGGCGGTAGAATTGATTGAAATTGAACGCCAACGCGCTGAACAAGAATGCCAACAAAAAGAACGATTGATCGCTTTTTTGCAATCTCAGGGTATTGATCCGAATAATTTGCCTACGGATTAA
- the topA gene encoding type I DNA topoisomerase, with amino-acid sequence MSTLVIVESPTKARTIRNYLPNGYRVEASMGHIRDLPQSASDIPAAVKGEKWAQLGVNVDADFEPLYIVPKDKKKVVTQLKEALKSAKELVLATDEDREGESISWHLLQLLKPKVPIKRMVFHEITQDAIRKALKNCRDVDEQLVRAQETRRILDRLVGYTLSPLLWKKIAWGLSAGRVQSVAVRLLVEKERQRRAFRQATYWDLKAELEAESAGSASKNAFESRLVTLGETKVANGSDFDEATGKLIAGRKVVLLNEAEAKALKDRLKGKQWKVTDLEERPVTRKPAPPFTTSTLQQEANRKLRLSARDTMRTAQSLYEQGYITYMRTDSVHLSDQAIAAARTCVEQLYGKQYLSPSPRQYTTKSKGAQEAHEAIRPAGSTFRTPQETGLSGREFALYDLIWKRTVASQMADAKQTQIVMHLQVEDAGFRSSGKRIDFPGYLRAYVEGSDDPEAALEDQEVILPDLKVGDRPNCKKLEAIKHETQPPARYTEASLVKTLESEGIGRPSTYASIIGTIIDRGYAQLVSNALVPTFTAFAVTGLLEKHFPDLVNTSFTSKMEQTLDDIATGEVYWLPYLQEFYLGDSGLETLVKERENQIDPNTARTVELEDLAAKVRIGKFGPYIEVENGDGVVTASIPKDVNPADLDPAQVEVLLRQKTEGPDQLGRHPETGEPIYVLIGSRGPYIQLGDATEENPKPKTASFPKGMTIENLTLDKAVGLLSLPRTLGTHPATGGKIQASIGPFGPYVAHDQGKEGKDYRSLKAGDDVFTVTLERALELLSEPKKGRSGGRSKTKTPLKELGSHPDDGEAVNIYDGPYGPYVKHGKTNVGLPEGKSVEDITLAIALELLATKATSKKSTRRNSTSSNGKSASKSSTTKKKTTRSQSSSRTRTASSSKAK; translated from the coding sequence ATGTCAACTCTGGTCATCGTCGAATCTCCTACTAAAGCCCGTACCATTCGTAACTACTTGCCAAATGGTTATCGCGTGGAAGCGTCTATGGGTCATATCCGCGACCTTCCGCAGTCGGCTAGCGATATCCCCGCAGCAGTGAAGGGAGAAAAATGGGCGCAGCTGGGTGTTAATGTGGACGCTGACTTTGAACCGTTGTATATCGTCCCCAAAGATAAAAAGAAGGTTGTTACCCAACTCAAAGAAGCGCTGAAAAGTGCTAAAGAACTGGTACTTGCAACGGACGAAGACCGCGAAGGTGAAAGTATCAGTTGGCATTTATTGCAGCTACTCAAGCCGAAAGTTCCGATCAAGCGGATGGTGTTTCACGAGATTACGCAAGATGCGATCCGCAAGGCGTTGAAAAACTGTCGTGATGTTGACGAACAACTGGTACGCGCTCAAGAGACAAGAAGAATTTTAGATCGACTTGTAGGTTATACTTTGTCGCCGCTGCTGTGGAAGAAGATTGCTTGGGGTTTATCAGCGGGGCGAGTGCAGTCGGTAGCGGTGCGGCTGTTGGTAGAAAAAGAACGCCAGCGTCGTGCTTTCCGTCAAGCTACGTATTGGGATTTGAAGGCAGAATTAGAAGCTGAAAGTGCTGGGAGTGCGTCAAAAAACGCATTTGAATCACGATTGGTGACGCTGGGTGAAACAAAGGTCGCGAATGGTAGTGATTTTGATGAAGCAACTGGAAAACTGATTGCTGGGCGTAAGGTTGTTTTACTCAACGAAGCGGAAGCGAAGGCTTTAAAAGACCGCCTCAAAGGAAAACAATGGAAAGTTACAGACTTAGAAGAACGCCCAGTCACGCGCAAACCTGCACCGCCGTTTACAACATCAACGCTGCAACAGGAAGCTAACCGTAAACTGCGACTATCGGCACGGGATACAATGCGGACTGCCCAAAGTTTGTACGAGCAAGGTTATATTACCTATATGCGGACTGATTCGGTGCATTTATCGGATCAAGCGATCGCTGCAGCCCGAACTTGTGTCGAACAACTTTACGGGAAGCAATACCTCAGCCCTTCTCCTCGGCAATACACGACTAAGAGTAAAGGCGCACAAGAAGCCCACGAAGCAATTCGTCCGGCGGGAAGCACGTTTAGAACACCCCAGGAAACGGGTTTAAGTGGGCGGGAATTCGCCCTGTATGACTTGATTTGGAAACGTACCGTTGCTAGCCAAATGGCAGATGCAAAGCAAACTCAAATTGTGATGCACCTACAAGTAGAAGACGCAGGATTTCGTTCGAGTGGTAAGCGCATTGATTTTCCAGGATATTTACGCGCCTATGTCGAAGGATCTGACGATCCCGAAGCGGCATTGGAAGATCAAGAGGTGATTTTGCCAGATCTCAAAGTAGGCGATCGCCCAAATTGTAAGAAGCTAGAAGCAATTAAACACGAAACGCAGCCGCCAGCGCGTTATACTGAAGCCTCATTGGTCAAAACACTAGAAAGTGAAGGAATTGGTCGTCCAAGTACTTATGCAAGTATTATTGGCACGATTATTGACCGTGGTTATGCTCAACTTGTCAGCAATGCGCTAGTTCCTACGTTTACTGCTTTCGCCGTCACTGGATTACTAGAAAAACATTTCCCTGACTTGGTCAATACCAGCTTTACTTCCAAAATGGAGCAAACGCTAGATGATATTGCCACAGGTGAAGTATACTGGCTGCCTTACTTACAAGAATTTTATTTGGGTGATTCAGGGTTAGAAACTCTTGTTAAAGAACGCGAAAACCAAATTGATCCAAATACAGCCCGTACGGTGGAACTCGAAGACTTAGCTGCTAAAGTCCGCATCGGCAAGTTTGGTCCTTACATTGAAGTGGAAAACGGGGATGGAGTAGTTACGGCTTCAATTCCTAAGGATGTCAATCCTGCAGATTTAGATCCAGCACAAGTCGAGGTATTGCTGCGACAAAAAACCGAAGGTCCCGATCAATTAGGTCGCCATCCTGAAACAGGAGAACCGATTTACGTGCTAATTGGTAGTCGCGGTCCTTATATTCAACTTGGAGACGCTACTGAAGAGAATCCTAAACCCAAAACAGCATCTTTCCCTAAAGGAATGACTATTGAAAACCTTACTCTAGATAAGGCTGTTGGGCTTTTATCTCTACCTCGAACTTTGGGAACTCATCCCGCGACAGGTGGTAAAATTCAAGCTTCCATTGGTCCTTTTGGTCCGTATGTCGCCCATGACCAAGGAAAAGAAGGAAAAGACTATCGATCGCTCAAAGCTGGGGATGATGTCTTTACGGTTACTTTAGAAAGAGCTTTAGAGTTGTTATCAGAACCCAAGAAAGGACGCAGTGGCGGTCGGAGTAAGACTAAGACACCTTTAAAAGAGTTAGGTTCGCATCCTGATGATGGAGAAGCTGTGAATATCTACGATGGTCCTTATGGTCCCTATGTCAAGCATGGTAAAACGAATGTTGGCTTGCCCGAAGGTAAATCGGTAGAAGATATTACGCTAGCGATCGCACTCGAACTGCTAGCAACAAAAGCGACTAGTAAAAAATCAACTCGCCGCAATTCAACAAGCAGTAACGGAAAATCAGCATCAAAATCCTCAACTACTAAGAAAAAGACAACTCGCAGTCAATCTAGTAGCCGCACAAGGACAGCATCTAGCTCAAAGGCTAAATAG
- a CDS encoding aminotransferase class I/II-fold pyridoxal phosphate-dependent enzyme: protein MNSSEQLQAAEQALSPIFSGIDAAVKQNLQRVLSAFRNKHVGTHHFASVSGYGHDDLGRGILDHVFAEIVQAEAAAVRVQFVSGTHAIACALYGVLRPGDEMLAVVGSPYDTLEEVIGLRSPGQGSLLEFGIRYRKLSLTDEGTVDWHALKNAIKNDTRLVLIQRSCGYSWRSSLAIAEIEKIIRIVKQQNPETVCFVDNCYGEFIEDREPTAIGADLMAGSLIKNPGGTIVTAGGYVAGKAELVEAAACRLTAPGIGSAGGATFDQNRLLFQGLFLAPQMVGEAMKGNHLTAYVFDQLGYAVNPAPFAPRRDVIQAIKLGSPQKLIAFCRAIQQNSPVGSYLDPVPAAMHGYESQLVMAGGTFIDGSTSEFSADGPLRQPYIVFCQGGTHWTHVAIALEAAIEAVQAVD, encoded by the coding sequence ATGAATAGCTCTGAACAGCTACAAGCAGCCGAACAGGCACTATCTCCGATTTTTTCTGGAATTGACGCTGCAGTCAAGCAAAATTTACAACGTGTGTTGAGTGCATTTCGCAATAAGCATGTGGGAACACACCATTTTGCTTCTGTAAGTGGCTATGGTCATGACGACTTGGGGCGTGGTATTTTAGACCACGTTTTTGCAGAAATCGTACAAGCCGAAGCCGCAGCAGTACGGGTGCAATTTGTTTCAGGGACTCATGCGATCGCGTGTGCGTTATATGGTGTCCTCCGTCCTGGTGACGAAATGTTGGCAGTTGTGGGTTCCCCCTATGACACATTAGAAGAAGTCATTGGATTACGTTCTCCTGGTCAAGGTTCCCTTCTTGAGTTTGGCATTCGCTACCGCAAATTATCTCTAACCGACGAGGGAACTGTTGATTGGCACGCGTTAAAAAACGCCATTAAAAATGATACCCGATTGGTGTTAATTCAGCGCTCTTGTGGCTATTCTTGGCGTTCGAGTTTAGCGATCGCCGAGATTGAAAAAATTATCCGCATTGTTAAACAGCAAAATCCTGAAACGGTATGCTTTGTGGATAACTGCTACGGTGAATTTATCGAAGATCGCGAACCAACTGCTATTGGTGCGGATTTAATGGCAGGTTCGTTGATTAAAAATCCTGGGGGGACGATTGTTACTGCTGGCGGTTATGTTGCCGGAAAAGCAGAATTGGTAGAAGCGGCGGCTTGTCGCTTAACTGCGCCAGGAATTGGCAGTGCTGGAGGTGCGACGTTCGATCAAAATCGTTTGCTGTTTCAAGGACTGTTTCTCGCGCCGCAAATGGTGGGAGAGGCAATGAAAGGAAATCACTTGACAGCATATGTATTTGATCAGTTGGGGTATGCGGTGAATCCGGCACCATTCGCACCCCGTCGCGATGTGATTCAAGCAATTAAGTTAGGTTCGCCACAAAAGTTAATTGCGTTTTGTCGGGCAATTCAGCAAAATTCACCTGTTGGTTCTTATCTCGATCCGGTTCCCGCAGCAATGCATGGTTATGAGAGTCAGTTGGTGATGGCGGGCGGGACATTTATTGATGGAAGTACGTCGGAATTTTCGGCAGATGGTCCTTTACGGCAGCCATATATTGTCTTTTGTCAAGGGGGGACACACTGGACTCATGTGGCGATCGCGCTTGAGGCGGCAATTGAAGCGGTGCAGGCAGTTGATTAG
- a CDS encoding DUF6875 domain-containing protein, producing MLIFPDISTETAFKLIDGAQRHLKPFFVEAGLMLGEFHKQNNSPGLRNPNFRPLRSPIPMLGIRFMVESDLSFLNDLNSEPSLRTKYFEAYLSCLHNVLKDEKKFSWLRKHWL from the coding sequence ATGCTTATTTTTCCTGATATCAGTACTGAGACAGCTTTTAAATTGATTGATGGTGCTCAACGCCATCTGAAACCTTTCTTTGTTGAGGCAGGACTAATGCTAGGAGAATTTCACAAGCAAAACAACAGTCCTGGGCTACGTAATCCTAACTTCCGTCCCCTTCGCAGCCCAATTCCGATGCTAGGCATTCGCTTTATGGTCGAATCTGATCTTTCTTTTCTTAACGATTTAAATTCTGAGCCAAGCTTGCGTACTAAATATTTTGAGGCTTATTTATCGTGTTTGCACAATGTGTTAAAAGATGAAAAAAAGTTCAGTTGGCTCAGGAAGCATTGGCTTTAG
- a CDS encoding Hsp20/alpha crystallin family protein: MALIRWQPFQEIEALRHQMDQVLEELAGNNQQSETFWKPAVELKDTEDSLILRAEIPGVEGKDLDVQVTREAVAIRGEYRREKQAQERGLFRSEFRYGKFQRVVGLPVAIQNDQVQAEFKNGILTLTLPKVTEARRKVVKVNIADTATATPEIASAQPDTKDHADKTEAEPASVW; encoded by the coding sequence ATGGCACTGATTCGTTGGCAACCTTTCCAAGAAATTGAAGCACTACGCCATCAAATGGATCAAGTTCTTGAAGAATTAGCAGGCAATAATCAACAGTCAGAAACATTTTGGAAGCCTGCGGTAGAGTTAAAAGATACTGAAGACAGCTTAATACTTCGGGCTGAAATTCCTGGAGTAGAAGGTAAAGATTTAGATGTTCAGGTAACAAGAGAAGCTGTGGCAATTCGCGGTGAATATCGTCGTGAAAAGCAAGCTCAAGAACGTGGTCTTTTCCGCAGTGAATTTCGTTATGGTAAGTTCCAGCGTGTTGTTGGTTTACCTGTTGCTATTCAAAATGACCAAGTACAAGCTGAGTTCAAAAATGGCATTTTGACCTTAACACTACCCAAAGTGACAGAGGCTCGTCGTAAAGTAGTTAAAGTCAACATTGCTGATACTGCCACTGCTACTCCTGAAATTGCTAGTGCGCAACCTGACACTAAGGATCATGCAGACAAAACTGAGGCTGAACCTGCATCAGTTTGGTAG
- a CDS encoding WGxxGxxG family protein, which yields MKHSSLSKVIGASIITMSVAVLPLSLPAVATTTTPDTTTTTTVQETREDNNSWGWLGLLGLVGLAGLFRQPKRTVAYRDPAESGTTPRY from the coding sequence ATGAAACATTCTTCTTTGTCCAAAGTGATCGGGGCAAGCATCATTACCATGAGTGTAGCTGTTCTACCTTTATCGCTACCTGCTGTTGCAACAACAACTACTCCAGATACAACAACCACAACAACGGTTCAAGAAACAAGAGAAGATAACAATAGCTGGGGATGGTTAGGACTCCTCGGTCTAGTCGGTTTAGCTGGTCTGTTTCGTCAGCCAAAACGTACTGTCGCTTACAGAGATCCAGCCGAGTCAGGAACTACTCCTAGATATTAA
- a CDS encoding NAD(P)H-quinone oxidoreductase subunit N, giving the protein MDFANLVDQLNAGTILPEGIVLTTLMVIVIGDLIVGRSASRWIPYTAIAGLLAAVVALYLQWDNPNPISFLGAFNSDDLSIVFRGIIALSTAVTILMSIRYIEQSGTALAEFIGIMLTATLGGMFLSGASELVTIFISLETLSISSYLMTGYTKRDPRSNEAALKYLLIGASSTGVFLYGVSLLYGLSGGETQLSAIASAIADANLSQSLGLVISLVFVIAGVAFKISAAPFHQWTPDVYEGSPTPVVAFLSVGSKAAGFALAIRLMNSAFPLLIDEWQFVFTALAVLSMVLGNVVALAQTSMKRMLAYSSIGQAGFVMIGLIAGTEAGYASMVFYLLVYLFMNLGAFTCLILFTLRTGTDQISEYSGLYQKDPLLTLCLSICLLSLGGIPPLAGFFGKIYLFWAGWQAGQYGLVLLGLVTTVVSIYYYIRVVRMMVVKEPQEMSEAVKTYPAVQWNLPGMRPLQVGLVLTLVATSLAGILSNPLFTLANSSIAHTPTLQTTVISTQLPAKEQNRG; this is encoded by the coding sequence ATGGATTTTGCTAATCTTGTAGACCAGTTAAATGCTGGAACAATTTTGCCGGAAGGGATAGTGCTAACTACCCTGATGGTAATTGTCATAGGCGATTTGATTGTCGGGCGTAGTGCTTCGCGCTGGATTCCTTATACAGCGATCGCAGGTTTACTCGCCGCAGTCGTCGCGTTATATCTTCAATGGGATAACCCAAATCCAATTTCATTTCTTGGTGCTTTTAATAGTGACGATCTCAGTATCGTATTTCGCGGCATTATTGCACTATCGACTGCGGTAACGATCTTGATGTCGATTCGCTATATTGAGCAATCTGGTACAGCTTTAGCAGAATTCATTGGAATTATGCTGACAGCGACGCTGGGAGGAATGTTTTTGTCTGGGGCTTCTGAATTAGTGACAATTTTCATCTCTTTAGAAACCCTAAGTATCTCTTCATACTTGATGACAGGATACACCAAGCGCGATCCCCGCTCGAATGAAGCTGCACTAAAATACTTGCTCATTGGTGCTTCGAGTACAGGTGTTTTCCTTTACGGCGTCTCTTTACTATACGGTTTATCAGGAGGCGAAACTCAATTAAGTGCGATCGCTTCGGCAATTGCGGATGCTAACTTGAGTCAATCCCTCGGCTTAGTAATTTCTTTAGTATTTGTGATTGCAGGTGTTGCCTTCAAAATTTCCGCTGCACCTTTCCACCAGTGGACACCCGACGTTTACGAAGGTTCACCAACTCCTGTTGTTGCGTTTTTATCCGTAGGTTCCAAAGCCGCAGGATTTGCTTTAGCAATTCGGTTGATGAATAGCGCCTTCCCCTTACTGATCGATGAGTGGCAATTTGTCTTTACCGCGCTTGCTGTACTCAGTATGGTGCTAGGTAACGTCGTGGCGCTGGCACAAACCAGTATGAAACGGATGCTAGCCTATTCCTCGATTGGACAAGCTGGATTCGTGATGATTGGTTTAATTGCGGGAACCGAAGCAGGTTACGCCAGTATGGTATTTTACCTTTTGGTCTACCTGTTCATGAACCTGGGAGCATTTACCTGTTTAATTCTGTTTACGCTGCGTACAGGCACTGACCAAATTAGTGAATACTCTGGTCTATATCAAAAAGATCCTTTGCTAACGCTGTGTTTGAGTATTTGCTTACTGTCTTTAGGCGGTATTCCGCCCCTTGCAGGATTCTTTGGTAAGATTTACTTGTTCTGGGCAGGTTGGCAAGCAGGACAATATGGATTAGTTTTACTCGGTTTAGTCACCACAGTAGTTTCAATTTACTACTACATTCGTGTAGTACGAATGATGGTTGTCAAAGAACCACAAGAAATGTCTGAAGCAGTGAAAACCTATCCAGCAGTACAATGGAATTTACCTGGAATGCGACCACTCCAAGTTGGCTTGGTATTAACTTTGGTTGCGACATCTTTAGCAGGCATTTTGTCGAACCCGTTATTTACCTTGGCAAATAGTTCGATTGCCCACACACCTACGCTGCAAACAACTGTAATTAGCACCCAGCTACCCGCGAAGGAACAGAACAGGGGTTAG